A genomic segment from Pseudomonas sessilinigenes encodes:
- a CDS encoding NADP-dependent isocitrate dehydrogenase has product MPTRSKIIYTFTDEAPALATYSLLPIVEAFTASADIAVETRDISLAGRILASFPEQLGTKAVPDHLAELGELAVTPEANIIKLPNISASVPQLQAAIKELQAQGYALPDYPENASTDAEKDAKARYDKVKGSAVNPVLREGNSDRRAPLSVKNYARKHPHKMGAWTQDSKSHVAHMSNGDFYGSEKAALIEAADSVKIELIAQDGTATVLKEKTSVQAGEILDCAVMSKKALRAFIAAEIEDAKAKGVLLSVHLKATMMKVSDPIMFGQIVAEFYQDALAKHAQVLQEIGFNLNNGIGDLYARIKALPAEQQAAIEADIQAVYAARPALAMVNSDKGITNLHVPSDVIVDASMPAMIRDSGKMWGTDGQLHDTKAVIPDRCYATIYQAVIEDCKANGAFDPTTMGSVPNVGLMAKKAEEYGSHDKTFQIKADGVVRVTDSKGGLLLEQKVEAGDIFRMCQTKDAPIQDWVKLAVNRARASSTPAIFWLDPMRAHDGVMIEKVQAYLKDHDTSDLDIRIMSPVEAMKFTLARTRDGKDTISVTGNVLRDYLTDLFPIMELGTSAKMLSIVPLMNGGGLFETGAGGSAPKHVQQLLEENFLRWDSLGEFLALAASLEHLGNTYDNAKALVLAKTLDQATGQFLDNNKSPSRKVGNIDNRGSHFYLALYWAQALAAQTEDAALQAQFAPLAKALTENEATIVAELNGVQGKPVDIGGYYAANPELVSKAMRPSATLNAAIAALA; this is encoded by the coding sequence ATGCCCACCCGCTCGAAGATCATCTACACCTTCACCGACGAAGCACCCGCCCTCGCCACCTATTCCCTGCTGCCTATCGTAGAAGCCTTCACCGCTTCGGCTGATATCGCCGTGGAAACCCGCGACATCTCCCTGGCAGGCCGCATCCTCGCCAGCTTCCCCGAGCAGTTGGGCACCAAGGCCGTGCCGGACCACCTCGCCGAACTGGGCGAGCTGGCAGTCACTCCAGAAGCCAACATCATCAAGCTGCCGAACATCAGCGCCTCGGTCCCGCAACTGCAAGCGGCCATCAAGGAGCTGCAGGCCCAGGGCTATGCCCTGCCGGACTACCCGGAAAACGCCAGCACCGACGCCGAGAAAGACGCCAAGGCACGCTACGACAAGGTCAAGGGCAGCGCCGTGAACCCGGTCCTGCGTGAAGGCAACTCCGACCGCCGCGCCCCGCTGTCGGTGAAAAACTACGCCCGCAAGCACCCGCACAAGATGGGCGCCTGGACCCAGGACTCCAAGTCCCACGTTGCCCACATGAGCAACGGCGACTTCTACGGCAGCGAAAAGGCCGCGCTGATCGAAGCCGCCGACAGCGTCAAGATCGAGTTGATCGCCCAGGACGGTACCGCCACTGTCCTGAAGGAAAAAACCAGCGTACAAGCCGGTGAGATCCTCGACTGCGCCGTGATGAGCAAGAAGGCCCTGCGCGCCTTCATCGCCGCCGAAATCGAAGATGCCAAGGCAAAGGGCGTACTGCTGTCGGTCCACCTCAAAGCCACCATGATGAAGGTCTCCGACCCGATCATGTTCGGCCAGATCGTCGCCGAGTTCTACCAGGACGCCCTGGCCAAGCACGCCCAAGTGCTGCAGGAAATCGGCTTCAACCTGAACAACGGCATCGGCGACCTGTACGCCCGCATCAAGGCCCTGCCAGCCGAGCAGCAAGCTGCGATCGAGGCTGACATCCAGGCCGTCTACGCCGCCCGCCCTGCCCTGGCCATGGTCAACTCCGACAAGGGCATCACCAACCTGCACGTGCCGAGCGACGTCATCGTCGACGCCTCGATGCCGGCCATGATCCGTGACTCCGGCAAGATGTGGGGCACCGACGGCCAGCTGCACGACACCAAGGCGGTGATCCCGGATCGCTGCTACGCCACCATCTACCAGGCAGTGATCGAAGACTGCAAGGCCAATGGCGCCTTCGACCCGACCACCATGGGCAGCGTGCCGAACGTCGGCCTGATGGCGAAAAAAGCCGAAGAGTACGGCTCCCACGACAAGACCTTCCAGATCAAGGCCGACGGCGTGGTACGCGTCACCGACAGCAAGGGCGGCCTGCTGCTGGAGCAGAAAGTCGAAGCTGGCGACATCTTCCGCATGTGCCAGACCAAGGACGCGCCGATCCAGGACTGGGTCAAGCTGGCCGTCAACCGCGCCCGCGCCAGCAGCACCCCGGCGATCTTCTGGCTCGACCCGATGCGCGCCCACGACGGCGTGATGATCGAGAAGGTCCAGGCCTACCTGAAGGACCACGACACCAGCGACCTGGACATCCGCATCATGTCGCCGGTCGAAGCCATGAAATTCACCCTGGCCCGCACCCGCGACGGCAAGGACACCATCTCGGTGACCGGTAACGTACTGCGTGACTACCTGACCGACCTGTTCCCGATCATGGAACTGGGCACCAGCGCCAAGATGCTGTCCATCGTGCCATTGATGAACGGCGGTGGCCTGTTCGAAACCGGCGCCGGCGGCTCCGCTCCGAAGCACGTGCAACAGCTGCTGGAAGAAAACTTCCTGCGCTGGGACTCCCTGGGCGAGTTCCTGGCCCTGGCCGCCTCCCTGGAGCACCTGGGCAACACCTACGACAACGCCAAGGCCCTGGTCCTGGCCAAGACCCTGGACCAGGCGACTGGCCAGTTCCTGGACAACAACAAGTCGCCATCGCGCAAAGTCGGCAACATCGACAACCGCGGCAGCCACTTCTACCTGGCACTGTACTGGGCCCAGGCCCTGGCAGCCCAGACCGAGGACGCAGCACTGCAAGCGCAGTTCGCTCCTCTGGCCAAGGCCCTGACCGAGAACGAAGCGACCATCGTCGCCGAACTCAACGGCGTACAAGGCAAGCCAGTGGACATCGGCGGCTACTACGCAGCCAACCCTGAGCTGGTGAGCAAGGCCATGCGCCCGAGCGCCACGCTCAACGCGGCTATCGCTGCACTGGCTTAA
- the clpA gene encoding ATP-dependent Clp protease ATP-binding subunit ClpA, which translates to MLNRELEVTLNLAFKEARSKRHEFMTVEHLLLALLDNEAAATVLRACGANLDKLKHDLQEFIDSTTPLIPVHDEDRETQPTLGFQRVLQRAVFHVQSSGKREVTGANVLVAIFSEQESQAVFLLKQQSVARIDVVNYIAHGISKVPGHGDHSEGEQEMQDEEGGEPSSSGNPLDAYASNLNELARQGRIDPLVGREHEVERVAQILARRRKNNPLLVGEAGVGKTAIAEGLAKRIVDNQVPDLLSNSVVYSLDLGALLAGTKYRGDFEKRFKALLGELKKRPQAILFIDEIHTIIGAGAASGGVMDASNLLKPLLSSGDIRCIGSTTFQEFRGIFEKDRALARRFQKVDVTEPSVEDTIGILRGLKARFEQHHSIEYSDEALRAAAELASRYINDRHMPDKAIDVIDEAGAFQRLQPAEKRVKRIEVAQVEDIVAKIARIPPKHVTSSDKELLRNLERDLKLTVFGQDAAIDSLATAIKLSRAGLKSPDKPVGSFLFAGPTGVGKTEAARQLAKAMGIELVRFDMSEYMERHTVSRLIGAPPGYVGFDQGGLLTEAITKQPHCVLLLDEIEKAHPEVFNLLLQVMDHGTLTDNNGRKADFRNVIIIMTTNAGAETAARASIGFTHQDHSSDAMEVIKKSFTPEFRNRLDTIIQFGRLSHEVIKSVVDKFLTELQAQLEDKRVQLEVTDAARSWLAAGGYDVAMGARPMARLIQDKIKRPLAEEILFGELSDHGGVVHIDIKDGELVFDFETTAEMA; encoded by the coding sequence ATGTTAAACCGCGAGCTCGAAGTCACCCTCAATCTCGCCTTCAAGGAAGCTCGTTCGAAGCGTCATGAGTTCATGACTGTCGAGCATCTTTTGTTGGCGCTTCTGGATAATGAGGCCGCCGCAACTGTTCTCCGTGCCTGCGGAGCAAACCTCGACAAGCTCAAGCATGACCTGCAGGAGTTCATCGACTCCACCACGCCATTGATTCCTGTGCACGATGAAGATCGCGAGACCCAGCCAACCCTGGGCTTCCAGCGCGTATTGCAGCGCGCGGTGTTCCATGTGCAGAGCTCGGGCAAGCGTGAAGTAACCGGTGCCAATGTGCTGGTAGCGATCTTCAGCGAGCAGGAAAGCCAGGCCGTGTTCCTGCTCAAGCAGCAGAGCGTTGCCCGTATCGACGTGGTCAACTATATCGCCCATGGCATTTCCAAGGTGCCGGGGCATGGCGATCATTCCGAAGGTGAGCAGGAAATGCAGGACGAGGAGGGTGGCGAACCTTCCTCCTCTGGCAATCCGCTGGATGCCTATGCCAGCAATCTCAACGAACTGGCCCGCCAGGGGCGAATCGATCCATTGGTGGGTCGAGAGCATGAAGTCGAGCGCGTGGCGCAGATCCTGGCTCGCCGGCGCAAGAACAATCCATTGCTGGTGGGTGAGGCAGGCGTGGGCAAGACCGCCATCGCCGAAGGCCTGGCCAAGCGCATTGTCGATAACCAGGTGCCTGACCTGCTGAGCAATAGCGTGGTCTATTCCCTGGATCTTGGCGCCTTGCTCGCTGGTACCAAGTACCGGGGCGACTTCGAGAAGCGCTTCAAGGCATTGCTGGGTGAGTTGAAGAAGCGCCCGCAAGCGATCCTGTTCATCGATGAAATCCATACCATCATCGGGGCCGGCGCCGCGTCCGGCGGCGTGATGGATGCGTCGAACCTGCTAAAGCCGCTGCTGTCCTCGGGTGATATCCGTTGCATCGGTTCGACCACGTTCCAGGAATTTCGCGGGATTTTCGAGAAGGATCGGGCCTTGGCTCGGCGCTTCCAGAAAGTTGATGTCACCGAGCCCTCGGTCGAGGACACGATTGGCATCTTGCGCGGACTCAAGGCGCGCTTCGAGCAGCACCACAGTATCGAGTACAGCGATGAAGCCCTGCGCGCAGCGGCGGAGTTGGCCTCGCGCTACATCAACGACCGTCATATGCCGGACAAGGCCATCGACGTCATCGACGAGGCGGGCGCCTTCCAGCGCCTGCAGCCGGCCGAGAAGCGCGTGAAGCGCATCGAAGTGGCGCAGGTCGAAGATATCGTGGCGAAAATTGCCCGTATTCCACCGAAACATGTCACCAGTTCCGATAAGGAGCTGCTGCGCAACCTCGAGCGCGACCTCAAGTTGACGGTGTTCGGCCAGGATGCGGCGATCGATTCGTTGGCCACCGCGATCAAGCTGTCCCGTGCGGGCCTGAAATCGCCGGACAAACCGGTCGGTTCGTTCCTGTTCGCCGGCCCTACAGGTGTCGGCAAGACCGAAGCGGCGCGGCAATTGGCCAAGGCCATGGGGATCGAGCTGGTACGTTTCGACATGTCCGAGTACATGGAGCGGCATACCGTGTCGCGCCTGATCGGTGCGCCCCCCGGTTATGTCGGTTTCGACCAGGGCGGGCTGCTGACCGAGGCCATCACCAAGCAACCGCACTGCGTGCTGCTGCTTGACGAGATCGAGAAGGCCCATCCGGAAGTCTTCAACCTGCTCCTGCAGGTCATGGATCACGGAACCCTGACCGATAACAACGGGCGCAAGGCGGACTTCCGCAACGTGATCATCATCATGACCACCAACGCCGGTGCCGAAACCGCGGCGCGAGCCTCTATCGGTTTCACTCATCAGGATCACTCTTCCGATGCCATGGAAGTGATCAAGAAGAGCTTCACGCCGGAGTTCCGCAACCGCCTGGATACCATTATCCAGTTTGGTCGCCTGAGTCATGAAGTGATCAAGAGCGTGGTGGACAAGTTCCTTACCGAGCTCCAGGCGCAGTTGGAAGACAAGCGCGTGCAGCTGGAAGTGACCGATGCTGCTCGCAGCTGGCTGGCCGCCGGTGGCTACGATGTGGCCATGGGTGCGCGTCCGATGGCGCGCCTGATTCAGGACAAGATCAAGCGTCCATTGGCCGAGGAAATCCTGTTTGGCGAGTTGTCCGACCATGGCGGTGTAGTGCACATCGACATCAAGGATGGCGAGCTGGTCTTCGATTTCGAGACCACTGCGGAAATGGCCTGA
- the infA gene encoding translation initiation factor IF-1, with protein sequence MSKEDSFEMEGTVVDTLPNTMFRVELENGHVVTAHISGKMRKNYIRILTGDKVRVELTPYDLSKGRITYRAR encoded by the coding sequence ATGTCGAAAGAAGACAGCTTCGAAATGGAAGGCACTGTCGTCGACACCCTGCCCAACACCATGTTTCGCGTGGAGTTGGAAAATGGGCACGTCGTAACCGCGCATATCTCCGGCAAGATGCGCAAGAACTACATTCGTATTCTTACCGGTGACAAGGTGCGCGTCGAGCTGACGCCCTATGACTTGAGCAAAGGGCGCATCACTTACCGCGCCCGCTAA
- a CDS encoding NUDIX hydrolase, with protein MEWQPHITVATIVEDQGRFLFVEEFQGDQAVLNQPAGHLDANESLLQAAVRETLEETGWDVELTGVVGIYLYTAPSNGVTYQRVCFAARPLRHHPDYPLDDGIIGPRWLTPEQLLEQRAHWRSELILQCLDDYLAGHLHSLALIRPSL; from the coding sequence ATGGAATGGCAACCCCATATCACCGTCGCCACCATCGTCGAGGACCAGGGACGCTTCCTGTTCGTCGAGGAGTTCCAGGGCGACCAGGCGGTCCTCAACCAGCCCGCCGGACACCTGGACGCGAATGAAAGCCTGCTGCAGGCAGCCGTGCGCGAAACCCTTGAAGAAACCGGCTGGGACGTAGAGTTGACCGGCGTAGTGGGCATCTACCTCTACACCGCCCCCAGCAACGGCGTGACCTACCAGCGCGTGTGCTTCGCCGCCAGGCCGTTGCGCCACCACCCCGACTACCCACTGGACGACGGCATCATCGGCCCACGCTGGCTGACTCCAGAGCAATTACTGGAGCAGCGCGCCCACTGGCGCAGCGAGCTGATCCTGCAGTGCCTGGACGATTACCTGGCCGGTCACCTGCACAGCCTGGCGCTGATCCGTCCGTCGCTTTGA
- a CDS encoding arginyltransferase codes for MTELARLKFYATQPHSCSYLPGEQATTLFLDPSQPMDVHVYADLSEMGFRRSGDHLYRPHCQNCNACVPARIPAAQFLPNRQQKRILKRNSDLSVLATKPSFSEEYFDLYRRYIEQRHADGDMFPPSRDQFATFLVRDLPFSRFYEFRLEGRLLAVAVTDLLPNGLSAVYTFYEPDEERRSLGRYAILWQIGETLRQGLDAVYLGYWIKNCKKMNYKTQYRPIELLINQRWVILN; via the coding sequence ATGACCGAGTTGGCGCGCCTGAAGTTTTATGCCACTCAACCCCATTCTTGCAGCTACCTGCCCGGCGAACAGGCCACCACCTTGTTCCTCGATCCCAGCCAGCCCATGGACGTGCACGTCTACGCGGACCTTTCGGAAATGGGGTTTCGGCGCAGCGGCGATCATCTGTATCGCCCCCATTGCCAAAACTGCAACGCCTGCGTACCTGCACGCATTCCGGCTGCACAGTTCCTGCCCAACCGCCAGCAAAAGCGCATCCTCAAGCGCAACAGCGACCTGAGCGTCCTGGCGACCAAGCCCAGCTTCAGCGAAGAGTACTTCGACCTGTATCGCCGCTATATCGAGCAACGTCATGCCGATGGCGACATGTTCCCCCCCAGCCGCGACCAATTCGCCACATTCCTGGTGCGCGACCTGCCCTTTTCTCGCTTCTATGAGTTCCGCCTGGAGGGACGACTGCTGGCCGTGGCCGTCACCGACCTGCTGCCCAACGGCCTATCGGCGGTGTACACCTTCTATGAACCCGACGAAGAGCGTCGCAGCCTCGGACGCTACGCGATCCTCTGGCAGATCGGCGAGACCCTGCGCCAGGGGCTGGATGCGGTCTATCTTGGCTACTGGATCAAGAACTGCAAAAAAATGAACTACAAGACCCAATATCGCCCCATCGAGCTGCTGATCAACCAGAGATGGGTGATCCTGAACTAG
- the hflD gene encoding high frequency lysogenization protein HflD, with translation MSPIQEQLTALGGVFLAAVLVDRIAKTGQVSEAALSCMLGSLLIRDPKDTLEVYGGDDINLREGYRALIGALERDPSTLQREPLRYALSMLGLERQLAKRDDLLETIGKRLPQIQSQVEHFGPAHENVIAACGGLYQDTLSTLRQRIQVHGDMRNLQQPSNASKIRALLLAGIRSARLWRQLGGHRWQLVISRRKLLKELYPLMRSS, from the coding sequence ATGAGCCCGATCCAGGAGCAATTGACGGCACTGGGCGGGGTATTCCTCGCCGCGGTCCTGGTGGACCGGATCGCCAAGACCGGACAAGTCAGCGAGGCCGCCCTGAGCTGCATGCTCGGCAGCCTGCTGATCCGCGACCCGAAGGACACCCTGGAAGTCTATGGCGGCGACGATATCAACCTTCGCGAAGGCTATCGCGCACTGATCGGCGCCCTCGAGCGCGACCCCAGCACGCTACAGCGCGAACCCTTGCGCTATGCCCTGTCGATGCTGGGCCTGGAGCGCCAACTGGCCAAGCGCGACGACCTGCTAGAGACCATCGGCAAGCGTCTGCCCCAGATCCAGTCCCAGGTGGAGCACTTCGGCCCGGCCCACGAGAACGTCATCGCCGCCTGTGGCGGCCTGTACCAGGACACCCTGAGCACCCTGCGCCAACGCATCCAGGTCCACGGCGACATGCGCAACCTGCAGCAGCCGAGCAATGCCTCGAAGATCCGCGCACTGCTGCTGGCCGGTATCCGCTCGGCACGCCTGTGGCGCCAACTGGGCGGCCATCGCTGGCAATTGGTGATCAGCCGGCGCAAGTTGCTCAAAGAGTTGTATCCATTGATGCGCAGCAGCTGA
- the mnmA gene encoding tRNA 2-thiouridine(34) synthase MnmA, producing the protein MRDPAPSDTQKKRVIVGMSGGVDSSVSALLLMEQGYQVEGLFMKNWEEDDGTEYCTAMDDLADAQAVCDKLGIKLHTANFAAEYWDNVFEHFLEEYKAGRTPNPDILCNREIKFKAFLDYAMMLGADLIATGHYVRRRDIDGRTELLKGLDPNKDQSYFLHAVGGEQIAKTLFPVGELEKPEVRAIAEKHDLATAKKKDSTGICFIGERRFSDFLKQYLPAQPGEIRTTEGEVIGRHHGLMYHTIGQRQGLGIGGLKDAGDEPWYVLVKDLEHNELIVGQGNDHPWLFSRALLASEIYWVNPVDLSQPRRLTAKVRYRQGDQPCTLEKTANGYRATFDDPQRAVTPGQSVVFYDGEVCLGGGVIEVAEPWTSKDQRP; encoded by the coding sequence ATGCGTGATCCAGCCCCTTCTGACACCCAAAAGAAGCGCGTCATTGTCGGCATGTCCGGCGGCGTGGATTCTTCCGTTTCCGCCCTCCTGCTGATGGAGCAGGGTTACCAGGTGGAAGGCCTGTTCATGAAGAACTGGGAGGAAGACGACGGAACCGAATACTGCACCGCCATGGACGACTTGGCCGACGCCCAGGCCGTCTGCGACAAGCTGGGCATCAAGCTGCACACCGCCAACTTCGCCGCCGAGTACTGGGACAACGTGTTCGAGCACTTCCTGGAGGAGTACAAGGCCGGCCGCACGCCGAACCCGGACATCCTGTGCAACCGGGAAATCAAGTTCAAGGCGTTCCTGGACTACGCCATGATGCTCGGCGCCGACCTGATCGCCACCGGCCACTACGTGCGCCGCCGTGATATCGACGGTCGCACCGAGCTGCTCAAGGGCCTGGACCCGAACAAGGACCAGAGCTACTTCCTGCATGCCGTGGGCGGCGAGCAGATCGCCAAGACCCTGTTCCCGGTGGGCGAACTGGAAAAACCCGAAGTGCGCGCGATTGCCGAGAAACACGATCTGGCCACAGCAAAGAAGAAAGACTCCACCGGCATCTGCTTTATCGGTGAACGACGCTTCAGCGACTTCCTCAAGCAATACCTGCCGGCCCAGCCCGGCGAGATCAGGACCACCGAGGGTGAAGTCATCGGCCGCCACCACGGCCTGATGTACCACACCATCGGCCAGCGCCAGGGCCTGGGTATCGGCGGCCTCAAGGACGCCGGTGACGAGCCGTGGTACGTGCTGGTCAAGGACCTGGAGCACAACGAGCTGATCGTCGGCCAGGGCAATGACCACCCTTGGCTGTTCTCCCGCGCTCTGCTGGCTTCCGAGATCTATTGGGTCAACCCCGTCGACCTCAGCCAGCCTCGGCGCCTGACTGCCAAGGTGCGCTACCGCCAGGGCGACCAGCCCTGCACCCTGGAAAAGACCGCCAACGGCTACCGCGCCACCTTCGACGACCCGCAACGCGCGGTGACTCCGGGCCAGTCCGTGGTGTTCTACGACGGTGAAGTCTGCCTCGGCGGCGGCGTCATCGAAGTGGCCGAGCCCTGGACCAGTAAGGACCAGCGTCCATGA
- the clpS gene encoding ATP-dependent Clp protease adapter ClpS: MHAISQIRLTFNQDRPDLHDDDSAGLAVQEAKPALQAPPMYKVVLFNDDYTPMDFVVEVLEMFFNLNRELATKVMLAVHTEGRAVCGLFTRDIAETKAMQVNQYARESQHPLLCEIEKDG; encoded by the coding sequence ATGCATGCAATCAGCCAGATTCGACTAACATTCAATCAGGATCGCCCGGACTTGCACGACGACGATTCCGCTGGCTTGGCGGTACAGGAGGCCAAGCCCGCATTGCAGGCGCCGCCAATGTACAAGGTGGTTTTGTTCAACGATGACTACACACCGATGGATTTCGTCGTCGAAGTGCTCGAGATGTTTTTTAACCTGAATCGCGAGCTGGCGACCAAGGTCATGCTGGCCGTCCATACCGAAGGGCGGGCAGTGTGTGGATTGTTTACCCGCGACATCGCCGAGACCAAGGCCATGCAGGTCAACCAGTACGCCAGGGAAAGCCAGCATCCGCTACTCTGTGAAATCGAGAAGGACGGTTAA
- the icd gene encoding NADP-dependent isocitrate dehydrogenase, whose translation MGYKKIQVPAVGDKITVNADHSLNVPNNPIIPFIEGDGIGVDISPVMIKVVDAAVKKAYGGERKISWMEVYAGEKATQVYDQDTWLPQETLDAVKDYVVSIKGPLTTPVGGGIRSLNVALRQQLDLYVCLRPVRWFEGVPSPVKKPGDVDMTIFRENSEDIYAGIEWKAGSAEATKVIKFLKEEMGVTKIRFDENCGIGVKPVSLQGTKRLARKALQYVVDNDRDSLTIVHKGNIMKFTEGAFKEWAYEVAAEEFGATLLDGGPWMQFKNPKTGKNVIVKDAIADAMLQQILLRPAEYDVIATLNLNGDYLSDALAAEVGGIGIAPGANLSDTVAMFEATHGTAPKYAGKDQVNPGSLILSAEMMLRHMGWTEAADLIIKGTNGAISAKTVTYDFERLMDGATLLSSSAFGDALISHM comes from the coding sequence ATGGGATACAAGAAGATTCAGGTTCCAGCAGTCGGCGACAAAATCACCGTCAACGCAGACCATTCTCTCAATGTTCCTAACAACCCGATTATTCCTTTCATCGAAGGCGACGGTATTGGTGTCGATATCAGCCCGGTCATGATCAAGGTTGTCGATGCTGCAGTTAAGAAGGCCTACGGCGGCGAACGCAAGATTTCCTGGATGGAAGTCTATGCCGGGGAAAAAGCGACTCAAGTGTACGACCAGGACACCTGGCTTCCCCAGGAAACCCTGGACGCGGTGAAGGACTACGTGGTTTCCATCAAGGGCCCGCTGACCACCCCGGTCGGTGGTGGTATTCGCTCGCTGAACGTGGCGCTGCGCCAGCAACTGGACCTGTATGTGTGCCTGCGTCCGGTGCGCTGGTTCGAAGGCGTGCCCAGCCCGGTGAAGAAGCCTGGCGATGTAGACATGACCATCTTCCGTGAGAACTCCGAAGACATCTACGCCGGTATCGAGTGGAAGGCCGGTTCGGCCGAGGCCACCAAGGTGATCAAGTTCCTTAAAGAGGAAATGGGCGTCACCAAGATCCGTTTCGACGAGAATTGCGGCATCGGCGTCAAGCCGGTATCCCTGCAGGGCACCAAGCGCCTGGCGCGCAAGGCGCTGCAGTATGTGGTGGACAACGATCGCGACTCGCTGACCATCGTGCACAAGGGCAACATCATGAAGTTCACCGAAGGTGCCTTCAAGGAATGGGCCTATGAAGTGGCGGCCGAGGAGTTTGGTGCGACCTTGCTCGATGGCGGTCCATGGATGCAGTTCAAGAACCCGAAAACCGGCAAGAACGTCATCGTCAAGGATGCCATCGCCGATGCCATGCTCCAGCAGATCCTGCTGCGTCCGGCTGAATACGATGTGATCGCTACCCTCAACCTGAACGGTGACTACCTGTCCGACGCCCTGGCAGCGGAAGTTGGTGGTATCGGTATCGCCCCGGGCGCCAACCTGTCCGACACCGTGGCCATGTTCGAGGCGACCCACGGTACCGCGCCCAAGTATGCCGGCAAGGACCAGGTCAACCCGGGCTCGCTGATCCTCTCCGCCGAGATGATGCTGCGCCATATGGGCTGGACCGAGGCGGCGGATCTGATCATCAAGGGCACCAATGGTGCTATCTCGGCCAAGACCGTGACCTACGACTTCGAACGCCTGATGGACGGTGCCACCCTGTTGTCGTCCTCGGCCTTCGGTGATGCGCTGATCTCGCACATGTAA
- the cspD gene encoding cold shock domain-containing protein CspD — MASGKVKWFNNAKGYGFINEEGKSDDLFAHYSAIEMDGYKTLKAGQAVSFEIIQGPKGLHAVKINSLKAPGETVATEVLHESALS; from the coding sequence ATGGCTAGCGGTAAGGTCAAGTGGTTCAACAATGCCAAGGGTTACGGCTTTATTAATGAGGAGGGCAAGAGCGATGACTTGTTTGCCCATTACTCGGCCATCGAAATGGATGGCTACAAGACCTTGAAAGCCGGACAGGCCGTGAGCTTCGAGATCATCCAAGGGCCCAAGGGACTGCATGCGGTCAAAATAAACTCCTTGAAGGCACCCGGCGAAACTGTCGCCACCGAAGTCCTCCATGAGAGCGCCTTGAGCTGA